From the genome of Miscanthus floridulus cultivar M001 chromosome 10, ASM1932011v1, whole genome shotgun sequence, one region includes:
- the LOC136485753 gene encoding uncharacterized protein — translation MQEMPPRRSVQSLYASQEEPEASVQPPEPVPRRRSRRRPSRTQPTTPPAVEEPAAVEEPAAVMEHADAGGSSSTSGDEATAGDEATAGGSTSSSVSTVYLRGPAKLPRRPIPEAARPLITPYGDRNWKLVETGAKARKVNGILGGLCREHYPGLVEVSPDMFEPATQFDHYELAADAMDRSGHIYRNKAERVVRDLSVSLSGTHCILLATDTSYSLGILLISN, via the exons ATGCAGGAGATGCCACCCAGGAGGTCCGTCCAGTCTCTTTACGCCAGCCAGGAGGAGCCGGAGGCGTCGGTTCAGCCTCCGGAGCCGGTGCCGAGGCGGAGGAGCCGCAGGCGTCCGAGCAGGACGCAGCCGACTACCCCTCCGGCCGTGGAGGAGCCTGCGGCCGTGGAGGAGCCTGCCGCCGTGATGGAGCATGCGGATGCAGGGgggtcctcctccacctcaggggACGAGGCGACTGCAGGGGACGAGGCGACTGCAGGGGGATCCACTTCCTCTAGTGTGTCGACGGTGTACTTGCGTGGTCCCGCGAAGCTCCCGCGTCGACCAATACCTGAAGCGGCCCGCCCGCTGATCACACCCTATGGGGATAG gaactggaaaCTTGTGGAGACTGGAGCCAAGGCACGCAaagtgaatggcatcctaggAGGTCTGTGCAGGGAGCACTACCCTGGCCTGGTGGAGGTGAGCCCGGACATGTTCGAGCCGGCCACTCAGTTCGACCACTACGAATTGGCCGCCGATGCCATGGATCGTAGTGGCCACATATACaggaacaaggcggagcgggtcgTCAGGGACCTGTCGGTAAGTCTTTCAGGCACACATTGTATTCTTTTAGCCACAGATACATCGTATTCATTGGGCATTCTTCTAATAAGTAATTGA